The following coding sequences are from one Capsicum annuum cultivar UCD-10X-F1 chromosome 3, UCD10Xv1.1, whole genome shotgun sequence window:
- the LOC107862962 gene encoding pentatricopeptide repeat-containing protein At3g18110, chloroplastic isoform X1, whose amino-acid sequence MAASTALLSITPPQFNSTAKSKVTPKPSLCYCSATASTVTEDPGTSAPKKFTYSRASPSSRWPHLKFNDTHQNPLPPQDADFDVESDGKMGYYEKESLNSNGFRGNDETQQVLGRPSRNSRPSHLSVAVPSLKDADFEVESDGKMGYYEKESLNSNGFRGNDETQEVLGRPSRTKAKKMTKLALKRAKDWRQRVQFLTDKILGLKSEEFVADVLDEKMVQMTPTDFCFVVKWVGQSSWQRALEVYEWLNLRNWYSPNARMLATILAVLGKANQEALAVEIFMRAEQNVGNTVQVYNSMMGVYARNGRFNRVQQLLDLMHERGLEPDLVSFNTLINARLKSGPMTPNLAIELLNEVRSSGVQPDIITYNTLISACSRESNVEEAVKVFNDMESHRCQPDLWTYNAMISVFGRCGMDGEAARLFNELEANGFYPDAVTYNSLLHAFARQGNIEKVREICEEMVNMGFGKDEMTYNTIIDMYGKQGRHDLALQVYNDMTSSGRSPDVVTYTILIDSLGKDNKMAEASKVMSEMLNAGIKPTVRTYSALICGYAKAGKWVDAEDMFDCMVRSGIKPDHLAYTVMLDMTLRSGETKKAMLLYRDMVRNGFAPDLALYEFMLRALGRENEEENIQVVIKDLKELGNLSLQSTSSLLIKGECYEFAANMLRLAVKEGSEFNHDDLLSILGFYSSSGKISEAIELLNFVKERDSRSMKLINDASIIINCKAQNLNAALDEYRETGESDSYSFSFSVYESLIKCCNEAELFSEAAQIFSDMRARGVEPSRDICGIMAVIYCKMDFPETAHYLIDQLEANGVPLGDISFHVSLIEAYGKLKVVEKAESVVASIEHRYGVVGRTAWNALIQAYALSGFYEKARAVFNTMMRNGPSPTVDTINNLIQALIVDGRLNELYVLIQELQDMGFKISKSSILLMLEAFAQAGNIFEVKKIYHGMRAAGYLPTIHLYRVMIGLLSRTKQVRDAEAMLSEMEEAGFKPDLSIWNSMLQLYSRIEDFKKTVHIYQRIQEAGLKPDVDTYNTLIIMYCRDRRPHEAFSLVHEMKRLGLSPAKDTYKSLIAAFCKELMLEQAEELFENLRSEGHNLDRSFYHLMMKMYRSSENHSEAEKLIEKMKESGIEPSDATMHLLMTSYGSSGHPMEAEKVLNSLKSNGVNLSTLQYGSVIDAYLKSRDYDTGLLKLKEMIREGLEPDHRIWTCFIRAASLCEYITEAKTLLNAVADAGFNLPIRFLTENSESLVLDLDLYLEQIEVAEDKAALNFVNALEDLLWAFELRATASWVFQLAIKRSIYHNDIFRVADKDWGADFRKLSAGAALVGLTLWLDHMQDASLEGFPESPKSVVLITGKSEYNKVSLNSTVKAYLWEMGSPFLPCKTRTGILVAKAHSLRMWLKDSPFCLDLELKNRLSLPEMNSMQLIEGCFIRRGLVPAFKDINEKLGPVNPRKFARLALLSNEKREKVIQADIEGRREKLAKLESTAVAKRKNTKSFRMNKFVRVSGPAK is encoded by the exons ATGGCGGCGTCTACGGCTTTGCTGAGTATTACTCCGCCGCAATTCAACTCCACAGCTAAATCAAAGGTAACCCCAAAACCCTCTCTTTGTTACTGCTCTGCTACAGCCTCTACTGTTACCGAGGACCCAGGCACTAGTGCTCCCAAGAAATTTACTTATAGTAGAGCTTCTCCATCTTCCAGATGGCCCCACTTGAAATTCAACGACACCCACCAAAACCCCCTGCCCCCTCAGGATGCTGATTTTGATGTGGAAAGTGATGGGAAGATGGGTTATTATGAGAAGGAGTCTTTGAACTCAAATGGGTTTCGAGGGAATGATGAAACTCAACAGGTTTTGGGTAGACCCAGTAGAAATTCTCGGCCCTCCCATTTATCCGTTGCCGTTCCGTCGTTAAAAGATGCTGATTTTGAGGTGGAAAGTGATGGGAAGATGGGTTATTATGAAAAGGAGTCTTTGAACTCAAATGGTTTCCGAGGGAATGATGAAACACAAGAGGTTTTGGGCAGACCAAGTAGGACTAAGGCGAAGAAAATGACGAAACTAGCACTCAAGAGGGCGAAAGATTGGCGTCAGAGGGTTCAGTTTTTGACTGACAAGATATTGGGGTTGAAATCTGAGGAGTTTGTAGCTGATGTGCTTGATGAAAAGATGGTCCAAATGACTCCTACTGATTTTTGTTTTGTGGTGAAATGGGTTGGTCAGTCCAGTTGGCAAAGGGCATTGGAGGTTTATGAATGGTTGAATCTTAGAAATTGGTACTCTCCCAATGCTAGAATGCTTGCGACGATTCTTGCGGTGTTGGGCAAGGCTAATCAGGAAGCATTGGCTGTGGAGATATTTATGCGGGCGGAGCAAAATGTTGGGAACACAGTTCAAGTGTATAATTCAATGATGGGTGTTTATGCGCGAAATGGGAGGTTTAACAGGGTTCAACAGTTGCTTGATTTGATGCATGAGCGCGGGCTTGAGCCAGATCTTGTGAGTTTTAATACTTTGATTAATGCACGTCTCAAATCAGGCCCTATGACACCAAACTTGGCAATTGAACTTCTTAATGAAGTAAGGAGTTCGGGCGTTCAACCTGACATAATAACTTATAACACTCTGATTAGTGCTTGTTCACGCGAATCAAATGTTGAGGAAGCTGTAAAAGTTTTTAATGATATGGAAAGTCATCGATgccaacctgatttgtggacgtaTAATGCTATGATTTCAGTTTTCGGGAGATGTGGAATGGATGGTGAGGCTGCAAGACTGTTCAATGAACTGGAGGCAAATGGCTTTTATCCAGATGCAGTGACATATAATTCACTGCTCCATGCATTTGCAAGGCAGGGGAATATTGAAAAGGTTAGGGAAATCTGTGAAGAGATGGTGAACATGGGTTTTGGAAAGGAcgaaatgacttataataccaTCATTGACATGTATGGGAAGCAGGGTCGGCATGACCTTGCATTGCAAGTCTATAATGACATGACGTCTTCTGGACGAAGCCCTGATGTAGTTACATACACTATTCTTATTGACTCATTAGGGAAAGACAATAAAATGGCAGAGGCTTCAAAAGTGATGTCTGAGATGCTAAATGCAGGGATAAAGCCAACAGTGAGAACTTACAGTGCCTTGATTTGTGGTTATGCAAAGGCAGGGAAGTGGGTTGACGCAGAAGATATGTTCGACTGCATGGTGCGTTCTGGAATTAAACCAGACCACTTGGCATACACAGTGATGCTGGACATGACTCTGAGATCTGGTGAGACCAAGAAAGCGATGCTATTGTATCGTGACATGGTACGCAATGGATTTGCTCCTGATCTTGCTCTATACGAATTCATGCTCCGAGCtcttggaagagaaaatgaagaagaaaatatccAGGTTGTGATTAAGGACTTGAAAGAATTGGGTAATTTGAGTCTGCAATCCACTTCATCTCTACTTATTAAGGGTGAATGCTATGAATTTGCAGCCAACATGTTGAGGTTAGCTGTGAAAGAGGGTTCTGAGTTTAATCATGATGACCTGTTGTCTATTTTGGGTTTTTACAGTTCATCTGGGAAGATCTCAGAAGCTATAGAATTGCTAAATTTTGTGAAGGAGCGTGATTCCAGGTCAATGAAACTTATAAATGATGCCTCGATAATTATTAACTGCAAAGCTCAAAATTTGAATGCTGCTTTGGATGAATACCGCGAAACAGGCGAAAGTGACTCATATAGTTTCAGTTTTTCTGTGTATGAATCACTCATCAAGTGTTGCAACGAGGCTGAACTGTTTTCTGAAGCTGCTCAGATATTTTCTGATATGAGGGCCAGGGGTGTAGAACCTTCGCGGGATATTTGCGGTATAATGGCTGTGATTTACTGCAAGATGGATTTTCCAGAAACAGCACATTATTTGATTGATCAGTTGGAAGCAAATGGTGTGCCCCTTGGGGACATCTCATTTCATGTAAGTCTTATTGAGGCATATGGTAAGCTGAAAGTAGTTGAAAAGGCAGAGAGCGTGGTGGCATCTATAGAACATCGGTATGGTGTTGTGGGAAGGACGGCTTGGAATGCATTAATACAAGCTTATGCTTTAAGTGGTTTCTATGAGAAAGCTAGAGCTGTTTTCAATACCATGATGAGAAATGGTCCATCCCCTACGGTGGATACCATAAACAATCTCATCCAAGCATTAATTGTTGATGGTAGATTAAACGAGCTGTATGTTCTGATTCAGGAACTACAAGATATGGGTTTTAAGATTAGTAAGAGTTCCATTCTTTTGATGCTTGAGGCATTTGCACAAGCTGGTAACAtatttgaagtgaagaaaatttaCCACGGAATGAGGGCCGCCGGATATTTACCTACCATACATCTTTACAGAGTTATGATTGGGTTACTGTCCAGGACTAAACAAGTGAGGGATGCTGAAGCCATGCTTTCTGAAATGGAGGAAGCTGGATTCAAGCCAGATCTTTCAATATGGAATTCAATGCTCCAGTTATATAGTAGAATTGAAGATTTTAAGAAAACAGTGCACATATACCAGAGAATTCAAGAAGCTGGACTCAAACCAGATGTTGATACTTACAATACCTTGATAATAATGTACTGTAGAGATCGTAGACCTCATGAAGCTTTTTCATTAGTGCATGAGATGAAAAGGCTGGGTCTATCTCCTGCGAAAGACACTTATAAGAGCCTGATTGCTGCATTTTGTAAGGAGCTGATGCTGGAACAAGCTGAGGAACTCTTTGAAAACCTGAGGTCGGAAGGACATAACCTCGATCGCTCTTTTTATCACTTAATGATGAAAATGTATAGAAGCTCTGAAAATCATTCCGAGGCTGAAAAGCTAATAGAGAAGATGAAGGAATCAGGGATCGAACCATCTGATGCTACGATGCATTTGCTGATGACTTCATATGGTTCTTCAGGCCATCCAATGGAAGCTGAGAAAGTGCTGAATAGTCTAAAGTCAAATGGTGTAAATCTCAGTACTCTACAATATGGTTCTGTTATTGATGCTTATCTCAAGAGCAGAGATTACGATACTGGCCTTTTGAAGCTTAAGGAGATGATTAGGGAAGGTCTAGAACCAGATCACAGGATATGGACTTGTTTTATCCGAGCCGCTAGTTTATGCGAATACATTACTGAAGCCAAAACTCTTCTAAATGCTGTCGCTGATGCTGGTTTTAATCTTCCTATCAG GTTTCTAACAGAGAATTCAGAGTCTCTGGTGTTGGACTTAGACCTCTACCTGGAGCAAATTGAAGTTGCAGAGGATAAAGCAGCATTGAATTTTGTAAATGCTTTGGAAGACCTATTATGGGCTTTTGAACTCCGGGCCACAGCCTCATGGGTTTTTCAGCTGGCTATTAAAAGGAGCATTTACCATAATGATATTTTCAG AGTGGCTGACAAGGATTGGGGGGCCGACTTCAGGAAATTGTCTGCCGGTGCGGCTCTTGTTGGTCTCACATTATGGCTTGACCATATGCAG GATGCATCCTTGGAGGGCTTTCCTGAATCTCCAAAATCCGTTGTACTTATTACTGgtaaatctgaatataacaaaGTTTCTTTAAATAGTACAGTGAAGGCATACCTTTGGGAAATGGGTTCTCCATTTCTACCTTGTAAAACTCGGACTGGAATACTTGTTGCAAAAGCTCATTCCTTAAGAATGTGGTTGAAGGATTCCCCATTTTGCTTAGATCTAGAGTTGAAAAATAGGCTTAGCCTTCCGGAGATGAACTCAATGCAGCTTATTGAAGGATGTTTTATTAGACGTGGCCTTGTTCCAGCTTTCAAGGACATTAATGAAAAGCTTGGGCCAGTAAACCCGAGGAAGTTTGCGAGGCTTGCTTTGCTGTCAAATGAGAAGAGGGAGAAAGTCATTCAAGCTGACATTGAGGGGAGAAGGGAAAAGTTAGCCAAGTTGGAGAGTACTGCTGTCGCAAAGAGGAAGAATACAAAAAGCTTCAGGATGAACAAATTTGTCAGGGTGTCCGGTCCTGCAAAATGA
- the LOC107862962 gene encoding pentatricopeptide repeat-containing protein At3g18110, chloroplastic isoform X2: MAASTALLSITPPQFNSTAKSKVTPKPSLCYCSATASTVTEDPGTSAPKKFTYSRASPSSRWPHLKFNDTHQNPLPPQDADFDVESDGKMGYYEKESLNSNGFRGNDETQQVLGRPSRNSRPSHLSVAVPSLKDADFEVESDGKMGYYEKESLNSNGFRGNDETQEVLGRPSRTKAKKMTKLALKRAKDWRQRVQFLTDKILGLKSEEFVADVLDEKMVQMTPTDFCFVVKWVGQSSWQRALEVYEWLNLRNWYSPNARMLATILAVLGKANQEALAVEIFMRAEQNVGNTVQVYNSMMGVYARNGRFNRVQQLLDLMHERGLEPDLVSFNTLINARLKSGPMTPNLAIELLNEVRSSGVQPDIITYNTLISACSRESNVEEAVKVFNDMESHRCQPDLWTYNAMISVFGRCGMDGEAARLFNELEANGFYPDAVTYNSLLHAFARQGNIEKVREICEEMVNMGFGKDEMTYNTIIDMYGKQGRHDLALQVYNDMTSSGRSPDVVTYTILIDSLGKDNKMAEASKVMSEMLNAGIKPTVRTYSALICGYAKAGKWVDAEDMFDCMVRSGIKPDHLAYTVMLDMTLRSGETKKAMLLYRDMVRNGFAPDLALYEFMLRALGRENEEENIQVVIKDLKELGNLSLQSTSSLLIKGECYEFAANMLRLAVKEGSEFNHDDLLSILGFYSSSGKISEAIELLNFVKERDSRSMKLINDASIIINCKAQNLNAALDEYRETGESDSYSFSFSVYESLIKCCNEAELFSEAAQIFSDMRARGVEPSRDICGIMAVIYCKMDFPETAHYLIDQLEANGVPLGDISFHVSLIEAYGKLKVVEKAESVVASIEHRYGVVGRTAWNALIQAYALSGFYEKARAVFNTMMRNGPSPTVDTINNLIQALIVDGRLNELYVLIQELQDMGFKISKSSILLMLEAFAQAGNIFEVKKIYHGMRAAGYLPTIHLYRVMIGLLSRTKQVRDAEAMLSEMEEAGFKPDLSIWNSMLQLYSRIEDFKKTVHIYQRIQEAGLKPDVDTYNTLIIMYCRDRRPHEAFSLVHEMKRLGLSPAKDTYKSLIAAFCKELMLEQAEELFENLRSEGHNLDRSFYHLMMKMYRSSENHSEAEKLIEKMKESGIEPSDATMHLLMTSYGSSGHPMEAEKVLNSLKSNGVNLSTLQYGSVIDAYLKSRDYDTGLLKLKEMIREGLEPDHRIWTCFIRAASLCEYITEAKTLLNAVADAGFNLPIRFLTENSESLVLDLDLYLEQIEVAEDKAALNFVNALEDLLWAFELRATASWVFQLAIKRSIYHNDIFRVADKDWGADFRKLSAGCILGGLS, from the exons ATGGCGGCGTCTACGGCTTTGCTGAGTATTACTCCGCCGCAATTCAACTCCACAGCTAAATCAAAGGTAACCCCAAAACCCTCTCTTTGTTACTGCTCTGCTACAGCCTCTACTGTTACCGAGGACCCAGGCACTAGTGCTCCCAAGAAATTTACTTATAGTAGAGCTTCTCCATCTTCCAGATGGCCCCACTTGAAATTCAACGACACCCACCAAAACCCCCTGCCCCCTCAGGATGCTGATTTTGATGTGGAAAGTGATGGGAAGATGGGTTATTATGAGAAGGAGTCTTTGAACTCAAATGGGTTTCGAGGGAATGATGAAACTCAACAGGTTTTGGGTAGACCCAGTAGAAATTCTCGGCCCTCCCATTTATCCGTTGCCGTTCCGTCGTTAAAAGATGCTGATTTTGAGGTGGAAAGTGATGGGAAGATGGGTTATTATGAAAAGGAGTCTTTGAACTCAAATGGTTTCCGAGGGAATGATGAAACACAAGAGGTTTTGGGCAGACCAAGTAGGACTAAGGCGAAGAAAATGACGAAACTAGCACTCAAGAGGGCGAAAGATTGGCGTCAGAGGGTTCAGTTTTTGACTGACAAGATATTGGGGTTGAAATCTGAGGAGTTTGTAGCTGATGTGCTTGATGAAAAGATGGTCCAAATGACTCCTACTGATTTTTGTTTTGTGGTGAAATGGGTTGGTCAGTCCAGTTGGCAAAGGGCATTGGAGGTTTATGAATGGTTGAATCTTAGAAATTGGTACTCTCCCAATGCTAGAATGCTTGCGACGATTCTTGCGGTGTTGGGCAAGGCTAATCAGGAAGCATTGGCTGTGGAGATATTTATGCGGGCGGAGCAAAATGTTGGGAACACAGTTCAAGTGTATAATTCAATGATGGGTGTTTATGCGCGAAATGGGAGGTTTAACAGGGTTCAACAGTTGCTTGATTTGATGCATGAGCGCGGGCTTGAGCCAGATCTTGTGAGTTTTAATACTTTGATTAATGCACGTCTCAAATCAGGCCCTATGACACCAAACTTGGCAATTGAACTTCTTAATGAAGTAAGGAGTTCGGGCGTTCAACCTGACATAATAACTTATAACACTCTGATTAGTGCTTGTTCACGCGAATCAAATGTTGAGGAAGCTGTAAAAGTTTTTAATGATATGGAAAGTCATCGATgccaacctgatttgtggacgtaTAATGCTATGATTTCAGTTTTCGGGAGATGTGGAATGGATGGTGAGGCTGCAAGACTGTTCAATGAACTGGAGGCAAATGGCTTTTATCCAGATGCAGTGACATATAATTCACTGCTCCATGCATTTGCAAGGCAGGGGAATATTGAAAAGGTTAGGGAAATCTGTGAAGAGATGGTGAACATGGGTTTTGGAAAGGAcgaaatgacttataataccaTCATTGACATGTATGGGAAGCAGGGTCGGCATGACCTTGCATTGCAAGTCTATAATGACATGACGTCTTCTGGACGAAGCCCTGATGTAGTTACATACACTATTCTTATTGACTCATTAGGGAAAGACAATAAAATGGCAGAGGCTTCAAAAGTGATGTCTGAGATGCTAAATGCAGGGATAAAGCCAACAGTGAGAACTTACAGTGCCTTGATTTGTGGTTATGCAAAGGCAGGGAAGTGGGTTGACGCAGAAGATATGTTCGACTGCATGGTGCGTTCTGGAATTAAACCAGACCACTTGGCATACACAGTGATGCTGGACATGACTCTGAGATCTGGTGAGACCAAGAAAGCGATGCTATTGTATCGTGACATGGTACGCAATGGATTTGCTCCTGATCTTGCTCTATACGAATTCATGCTCCGAGCtcttggaagagaaaatgaagaagaaaatatccAGGTTGTGATTAAGGACTTGAAAGAATTGGGTAATTTGAGTCTGCAATCCACTTCATCTCTACTTATTAAGGGTGAATGCTATGAATTTGCAGCCAACATGTTGAGGTTAGCTGTGAAAGAGGGTTCTGAGTTTAATCATGATGACCTGTTGTCTATTTTGGGTTTTTACAGTTCATCTGGGAAGATCTCAGAAGCTATAGAATTGCTAAATTTTGTGAAGGAGCGTGATTCCAGGTCAATGAAACTTATAAATGATGCCTCGATAATTATTAACTGCAAAGCTCAAAATTTGAATGCTGCTTTGGATGAATACCGCGAAACAGGCGAAAGTGACTCATATAGTTTCAGTTTTTCTGTGTATGAATCACTCATCAAGTGTTGCAACGAGGCTGAACTGTTTTCTGAAGCTGCTCAGATATTTTCTGATATGAGGGCCAGGGGTGTAGAACCTTCGCGGGATATTTGCGGTATAATGGCTGTGATTTACTGCAAGATGGATTTTCCAGAAACAGCACATTATTTGATTGATCAGTTGGAAGCAAATGGTGTGCCCCTTGGGGACATCTCATTTCATGTAAGTCTTATTGAGGCATATGGTAAGCTGAAAGTAGTTGAAAAGGCAGAGAGCGTGGTGGCATCTATAGAACATCGGTATGGTGTTGTGGGAAGGACGGCTTGGAATGCATTAATACAAGCTTATGCTTTAAGTGGTTTCTATGAGAAAGCTAGAGCTGTTTTCAATACCATGATGAGAAATGGTCCATCCCCTACGGTGGATACCATAAACAATCTCATCCAAGCATTAATTGTTGATGGTAGATTAAACGAGCTGTATGTTCTGATTCAGGAACTACAAGATATGGGTTTTAAGATTAGTAAGAGTTCCATTCTTTTGATGCTTGAGGCATTTGCACAAGCTGGTAACAtatttgaagtgaagaaaatttaCCACGGAATGAGGGCCGCCGGATATTTACCTACCATACATCTTTACAGAGTTATGATTGGGTTACTGTCCAGGACTAAACAAGTGAGGGATGCTGAAGCCATGCTTTCTGAAATGGAGGAAGCTGGATTCAAGCCAGATCTTTCAATATGGAATTCAATGCTCCAGTTATATAGTAGAATTGAAGATTTTAAGAAAACAGTGCACATATACCAGAGAATTCAAGAAGCTGGACTCAAACCAGATGTTGATACTTACAATACCTTGATAATAATGTACTGTAGAGATCGTAGACCTCATGAAGCTTTTTCATTAGTGCATGAGATGAAAAGGCTGGGTCTATCTCCTGCGAAAGACACTTATAAGAGCCTGATTGCTGCATTTTGTAAGGAGCTGATGCTGGAACAAGCTGAGGAACTCTTTGAAAACCTGAGGTCGGAAGGACATAACCTCGATCGCTCTTTTTATCACTTAATGATGAAAATGTATAGAAGCTCTGAAAATCATTCCGAGGCTGAAAAGCTAATAGAGAAGATGAAGGAATCAGGGATCGAACCATCTGATGCTACGATGCATTTGCTGATGACTTCATATGGTTCTTCAGGCCATCCAATGGAAGCTGAGAAAGTGCTGAATAGTCTAAAGTCAAATGGTGTAAATCTCAGTACTCTACAATATGGTTCTGTTATTGATGCTTATCTCAAGAGCAGAGATTACGATACTGGCCTTTTGAAGCTTAAGGAGATGATTAGGGAAGGTCTAGAACCAGATCACAGGATATGGACTTGTTTTATCCGAGCCGCTAGTTTATGCGAATACATTACTGAAGCCAAAACTCTTCTAAATGCTGTCGCTGATGCTGGTTTTAATCTTCCTATCAG GTTTCTAACAGAGAATTCAGAGTCTCTGGTGTTGGACTTAGACCTCTACCTGGAGCAAATTGAAGTTGCAGAGGATAAAGCAGCATTGAATTTTGTAAATGCTTTGGAAGACCTATTATGGGCTTTTGAACTCCGGGCCACAGCCTCATGGGTTTTTCAGCTGGCTATTAAAAGGAGCATTTACCATAATGATATTTTCAG AGTGGCTGACAAGGATTGGGGGGCCGACTTCAGGAAATTGTCTGCCG GATGCATCCTTGGAGGGCTTTCCTGA